The Planifilum fulgidum sequence GTGAATCAAAAAGGGCGCGGAATGTCTCCGCGCGGGCTGACTCGGAAGGGAAGCGATTTTTCGCCCGGGTCGCGCATTGGCCAGTCGTTTGGCGAAAAACCGCCTCCCGTTTCCGTTTGTTGAGGTTATTAAGCTGCTGCGCGGAAGCCGCTTTGCGACTTTACAGCTCGTCGAAGCCGTTTAAATCCCCCACCTTTACGTATTGACGGGATTTCTGCTCGAAAAAGTCCGTCTTGGTCCCGTCGAAGTTGTCCGCGTACGCGCGAATCCATTTCATGGGATTCTCCGTGCGGTTTTCATAGAGATCGCTCAAGCCGAGGAGGCGGAGCATCTTGTTGGCCCGGTATTGGATGTAGCCTTCCATTTCGCCGAGGTCGATGCCCTCGATATCCTGCAAAATATAGCGGCTCCAGGTCGTTTCCTGTTCCACGGCGTGCCGGAATTGATCGTACACCCAGCCGGCAAACTCCTCCGTGTTATGTTCCGGATGTTCCGCCAGGGTGGCCCGGAACAGTTCGCCGATGAAGCGCCCGTGCTGCAGTTCGTCCCGGTTGATGTAGGAAATCATCGTCGACGTGCCGACCATCTTCTGATGCCGGGCCAAGTGATAGAAAAAGGCGAAACCGGAGTAGAAGAACAGCCCCTCCAGCAGGGCGGAGTAAACCATGGCCTTCAACACGTTCAAGAGGGTGGGGCGGCTTGCGAATTCGTTGTATACCTGCTTGATCCGTTCGTTCCGCTTGAGCAGGACGGGATCTTTCCGGCCGTACTCAAAGGTTTCGATCTGCTGATCGTAGGTGGCGACGGAGGAGAGCACATAGGCGTAACTGTGATTGTGTTCGCTCTCCTGGTCGGCGATGGTGGCCATGATCGCCTTGACCGAGGGGTCCGTCGAGTAATGGGCGATGCGCAGGGCGATGTCCGTTTGCGGCCCGTCCAGGGTGGCCAGCAGACCGATGATTTTCAGAAAAGCGTTTCGTTCAGCGGGGGAGAGTTCGGGAAACTGCTTGATGTCGTGGGTCATGTCCACTTCGCTCGCCCGCCAGAACAGGGACCGGATCTGCTCCCGAAAATCATAGAAATGGGGATAGGCGAGATCGTTCCAGTTCAAAATGCCGCTCGCCTTGCCGCCGAAGAGGGCGGTGGATTTGTTGGGGTTTTCCGGCTCCAGCACGGTCACTTTTTTGAGGAGCTGATCCAATGTTTCAGCACTCCTTCCGTCCATTTGGTCACGGTTTCTTCCTGCGCCCCCCGGGGGCTCTGTTCGATCTTCAGGGGCGCATAGGTCGAACCGTAGAAGGTTGCCAGTTTGTCGCAGGCTTTGCAGAAGAGATCGTCCCCGCCGAACTGGGTGTCACCGGTGCCGAAGACGAAGACGTTGGGGGGCTTGCAGCCGATCTGCCGGACAAAATCCTTGACGATGTCCGGGGTGTCGCCCCTTCCCCAGGTGAAGGTTCCGAGAAGAAAGAGATCAAATTGCGAAGGATCGGGGATTCTCCGGTTCAGCCGGCGGATCCGGTGCATCTCGACGGCACAGCCTTCCTTCGTCAATCGCTGTTCGATGATTTCGGCGACCTCCTTGGTGTTTCCGCTGAAACTGGCGTAACTGATCAGGATGCGCACCAGGTGCACTCCTCGACGTCCGAGGCGGTGGACCGCACGTAATAGGTGGATTTGAGCCCCGATTTCCATGCCTTTAGGTGGAGGTCCAGCAGCACCTTTGCGTGGATGTTGTGGGGGACGTAGAGGTTGAAGGAGATCGCCTGGTCAATATGCCTTTGCCGGGCCGCGTTCTGCCGGATCGACCAGCGCTGGTCGACGATATGGGCCGAGCGCCGGTAGATCGCGTAGGTGCGATGGTCCAGGTCGGGGGCGACGACGGGCAGTTTGTAATCCTTTTTCTCCTCGTAATAGAAGGGTTTGAACACCGGGTCGATGCCGGCGGTGGAACCGGCGATGACGGACGTGCTGGAATTGGGGGCGACGGCCATCAGATAGCCGTTGCGGATGCCCCACCTCCGGATCATGTTTCGGATTTCTTTCCACTCTTCGGCGCTGTTCCCCGAGAGGTATCCTCTCTTCTCGAAGTACGCCCCGGTCTGCCAGTCGCTGCCTTCAAACAGCGGGTAAGCTCCCTTCTCCTTTGCCAGTTCGCAGCTCGCCCGGATTGTCAGGCGGGCGATGGTTTCATACAGCCGGTCCGCCAGCCGGACCGCTTCCTCCGATTCCCAGGGAATCTCCTCAAGGGCCAGCAGGTGATGCCACCCGAAGGTGCCGAGGCCGATCGCCCGGTATTTTTTGTTGGTCAGGGCCGCTTGCTTGACGCCGATCTTGTTCAGGTCGATCGCGTTGTCCAGCATCCGGACCTGAATGGGGATCAGGCGCTCCAGGACGCCGGCCGGAACCGCTTTTCCCAGATGGATCGAGGACAGGTTGCAGACGACGAAATCCCCCGCCTTCTTGTAAGTGATGATGGTGTCCCCGTCGACCGTTTCCTCGTATTGAACGGTGGGCGACATGTTCTGGGCGATCTCGGTGCACAGGTTGCTGGCATAGATCATGCCGGCGTGCCCGTTGGGATTCATGCGGTTGGCCTGATCCCGGTAAAACATGAAGGGGGATCCCGTCTCCAGCTGGGATTTCATGATCCGGATCATGATTTGAATGGCCGGAACCTTCTGTTTCCTCAGCCGGTCATTCCGGACGCAGGCCTCGTATCTTTCCCGGAAGCTCCCGCCGCCCGGCCGCTCGTCATAATAATCCTCCAGGGAAAATCCCATGACCCGCCGGACTTCGTGGGGGTCGAACAAATACCAGTCCCCCCGCTCTTCGACCCGTTCCATGAACAGGTCGGGGATGCAGACGCCGGTGAAGATGTCGTGGGCCCGCTGCCGTTCATCTCCGTTGTTCAGTTTCAGGTCCAGGAAGGAAAGGATGTCGGCGTGCCAGACGTCCAGATAGACGCAGACAGCCCCCTTTCTCCTCCCGAGCTGATCGACGCTGACGGCGGTGTTGTTGAGTTGCCTCGTCCAGGGGACGATGCCGGAGGAAGCGCCCTTGAAACCTTTGATGTCGCTGCCGCGGCTCCTCACCTTTCCCAGGTAGACGCCGATGCCCCCGCCGTCTTTGGAAAGCCGGGCCACGTCGGTGTTGCTGTTGTAGATGTCGATGAGGGAATCGGAGACCGTGTCGATGAAGCAGCTGGACAGCTGGCCGTGGGAAAGCCCGGCGTTGGCCAGGGTGGGGGTGGCCACCGTCATGTAAAGGTTGGACAGGGCCCAGTAGGCTTCCTGAACCAGGAGGTGTCTCCGCTCCTTCGGCTCATCCTGCATCAGGTGCAAAGCGATCGTCAGCCAGCGCTCCTGGGGGAGTTCATAAATGTTCTTTTCGTGGTCGGTCGCCAGATAGCGGGTGGCCAGCATATGCAGGCCGGGATAATCGAACAGAAGGTCTTTGTCGGGATCGATGAGACGGGCGAGCTGCCGGATCTCCTCCTCCGTGTATTTTTCCAGGATATTGGGGGAGTAGATCCCCTTTTCCGTCAGCGTCCGTTGCAATTGATAGTAATCGCCGTATTTTTTCCCCGCACAGCCCCGGTTTTCCCCCGCTTTGCGATAGAGTTGGTCCAGAAAAATTCTCGCCGCGGCAAAACTCCATGGGGCGTTGGCTTCATCCACGTTTTCCAGGGCGGTCGCGATCAAGAGGTTCGTCAGCTGGTCCCTCGAAAGGCCGGGTTTTTGGGAGACCCTCCGGAAGATCTTTTCTTTGAATTCCGGAAGGCCCTTCAGCCGGAGCCCCGAGAGGACCCGGTCGATGTATGATTCCAACGCTTTTTGGTCAGATGCCGGATTTTGCGATGCCGGGATGGATCGGCTCAAGGTTTCCCTCTCCTTTCGGTTCAAATAAAAAATCCGCCCGGGATGGAGCGGATAAGCGGCCTGAAAAAGGCACAAGAATTCCCCCGCTTCCACTTCTCACCCCCCGAAGAAGTGTCCAGCCGGGCGGGAAGGCAGGTCTCCTGACTCATGCGTCATCCGGCCGGGTCCCTTCCCGCATCGGCAGCCGGTGGCACGCGCCGCCGACCTTTCCGATGCAGTGGATATGACCCGGTCGTCCGCATTCACAGTTGCGGGGACAGTTCCGGATTTTCACCGGATTCCCTTTTAAGCCTTTACCAGGCACCTTCCCGCCGTAACTCAATATGTTGTAGTATACTCATCGAGTTACAACAAAATATAGTGTCTGATTTAAGATACCACGGGGGATCGGAGGTTGTCAATACTTGCAAAACAAAAGGTGAGCGCAGGGAAAAGGCGCGGATGGATCCCGGATTTGCGGATGAATCCCGTTGAAACCGCTTCTGCAAATGTTTATGATGAGTGAAAAACGCGGCTGAACGCCTTTCGAGGAGGATTCCGATGCGCATTCAACCGTCAAAAAATATCCAACAGTTGCCCTTGGGTGTTTTTAACCAATTGTTGCGGGCGAAGCGACGGGTGATGGAGAGCGGAAAACCGGTGATCGATCTGAGCGTGGGCAGCCCGGACCTGCCGCCTCCCCGGGAGGTGATGGAGGAGATCCGGAAGT is a genomic window containing:
- a CDS encoding ribonucleoside-diphosphate reductase subunit alpha, coding for MPASQNPASDQKALESYIDRVLSGLRLKGLPEFKEKIFRRVSQKPGLSRDQLTNLLIATALENVDEANAPWSFAAARIFLDQLYRKAGENRGCAGKKYGDYYQLQRTLTEKGIYSPNILEKYTEEEIRQLARLIDPDKDLLFDYPGLHMLATRYLATDHEKNIYELPQERWLTIALHLMQDEPKERRHLLVQEAYWALSNLYMTVATPTLANAGLSHGQLSSCFIDTVSDSLIDIYNSNTDVARLSKDGGGIGVYLGKVRSRGSDIKGFKGASSGIVPWTRQLNNTAVSVDQLGRRKGAVCVYLDVWHADILSFLDLKLNNGDERQRAHDIFTGVCIPDLFMERVEERGDWYLFDPHEVRRVMGFSLEDYYDERPGGGSFRERYEACVRNDRLRKQKVPAIQIMIRIMKSQLETGSPFMFYRDQANRMNPNGHAGMIYASNLCTEIAQNMSPTVQYEETVDGDTIITYKKAGDFVVCNLSSIHLGKAVPAGVLERLIPIQVRMLDNAIDLNKIGVKQAALTNKKYRAIGLGTFGWHHLLALEEIPWESEEAVRLADRLYETIARLTIRASCELAKEKGAYPLFEGSDWQTGAYFEKRGYLSGNSAEEWKEIRNMIRRWGIRNGYLMAVAPNSSTSVIAGSTAGIDPVFKPFYYEEKKDYKLPVVAPDLDHRTYAIYRRSAHIVDQRWSIRQNAARQRHIDQAISFNLYVPHNIHAKVLLDLHLKAWKSGLKSTYYVRSTASDVEECTWCAS
- a CDS encoding ribonucleotide-diphosphate reductase subunit beta, whose translation is MDQLLKKVTVLEPENPNKSTALFGGKASGILNWNDLAYPHFYDFREQIRSLFWRASEVDMTHDIKQFPELSPAERNAFLKIIGLLATLDGPQTDIALRIAHYSTDPSVKAIMATIADQESEHNHSYAYVLSSVATYDQQIETFEYGRKDPVLLKRNERIKQVYNEFASRPTLLNVLKAMVYSALLEGLFFYSGFAFFYHLARHQKMVGTSTMISYINRDELQHGRFIGELFRATLAEHPEHNTEEFAGWVYDQFRHAVEQETTWSRYILQDIEGIDLGEMEGYIQYRANKMLRLLGLSDLYENRTENPMKWIRAYADNFDGTKTDFFEQKSRQYVKVGDLNGFDEL
- a CDS encoding flavodoxin translates to MRILISYASFSGNTKEVAEIIEQRLTKEGCAVEMHRIRRLNRRIPDPSQFDLFLLGTFTWGRGDTPDIVKDFVRQIGCKPPNVFVFGTGDTQFGGDDLFCKACDKLATFYGSTYAPLKIEQSPRGAQEETVTKWTEGVLKHWISSSKK